tgtttatttgatatatttatcttCAAATTAACTTTTAACTTTATTTCCAAAGCtgttattttcattttcgtttttAAAGAACATTATATGACGACAAAAAAGTTTGGGTCAAACGGTAATAATTCCAAAACGCAAGTTGCTCGAGCCCCTTTGAACTAGTACCAAAATAAATCTAAATGGTCTTTTTGACAAAGTAAATCTACTGATTTATAGTACATAGCTTataacttacaactcgtctaataaaaataaaaatagttatgtttggtaataaacataattttacgagtttatatatatattttcctgtttatagtattttttaagGAGAAATACTTACAAACAGTACCCTATATAATGTTCTTATTGTTGTCCAcatataaaatgacaaaaaggACTACTTAATCCATGTCAGATCCAACAAAGATACCTCAAAACTATTAATtgcaaataattttatcaacaaattactttttttagCACAAGAATCACTCTAATTTGTATTGCCCTGATTACTCTGTTTGTGCGTTAGCaatgattttaaaatactaGGTTTGCAATATGCTATGGTGCTAACTCTTTAGCTGTATAATATGCAAAGTCAAAAAAACGAATGCTAAAATGAggcttcaaaatttattttataaataattaataaagatttggtttgaaatctgattgttgTTTTGAGATGGCACTAACGATCAATGTGGATGCTAGAGCCTGACGGTGGTTATACTTATATTGTTTTTTCTGGTTTAGCGGAGTTTAAGAGAGGTAACGGTAGATTAGTTACCGTTACCGGGTCTGATGTGGATTAAGTAATACACTTGTCATTTATGATTTCAAAATTCTCACAATAATCTATACCAATAGTACTATTACTATTTGAGATTGATTTCAAACATTCAACTTACTACGTGTTATTTTACTAATGATTTTTGTTATCTgtctataaataatttgatttaaatttaatattaatattatttaaaatcgaaTTCAActtccttttatatatatattttacctGATAAAATAGGTGTCATTAGATAAAATTCCACTAGTACTATGCTTCATCCTCTTTTTTGTGTGGCCACCACACTGTACTACTCTTGCTCCTACTCGTCTCAAGCACAAGTTCCTTTGTCTCTCTTCAATTGGAAttatgatttttcatttttaaattggtGATATTTGGTCCTTCGTATTAGTTTGAGCTTCAATTTAATTATGTGTCAATAGTTTTAAGGGATGCATATACGATTATTAGAAAAtcattctaaatttaaattaaaatttaattttaaaatttttaatatcactttaatgattttgataaaatacatcacgaaatattttatgtttaataaaaataacaatatgattttttttatgttctttttgtaaaacttagatcttttaagttttatttaatttatgtgtaaaacctttaattttttattttttctgatttagtcatttaagttatattttgttttcgatattatattttaagttatattaaattacacgTTAATTCTACTACATTTGACAATTTTCTTAACTAACTATTAAGATATAATTCAAACAACCACAATAGTTGATTATCCAAACTACTTTACAAAATAATGAAgttaatgatattaattatatgattataCCTTTATAACCAAGTTTTTAGAGGCTATATGTGTGTTTAAATAGTTGTAGAAAAATCACGAACTATTTATAAGGTTTGATGGTTGTTTTCTAAAGTAGTAGTATGAGTTATTTATTGTTGCAGCATATGATAGTATTTATGAGGATAATATGCTTTTAATTTCACTAATCattgtttaaaatgaaaatatgtaaatataatgtaattttaatgactaaatcaaaaatcttaaaacttaaaaaaattaaacataaactGAGTTAAACTTAAAAGGCTTTtgtgttataaaaaaaacataaaagaccaaattgttatttttataaaacacaAAGATCTCGTAATCTATTTtgccaataattttttaaataaaaaaaattaaatttatttaattggacTTTAAAATTTTCTGAAACTGTTAACAGatcattttgttaaaaattactatattttgctttaaaattttctgaaaaagaaataaagaaagtcacacaaatttatttacttttctttttttaaattctttactAATTTTTGTGcctattttttaaagaaaagtagaattaaaaaaaaatgtagttacatattaattttttccaGAAATTTGTAAAGCAAAAAAtggtaatttaaaaaattttgatttttttatttgcataattttttaaagtgaagataagaaatttcaaaaaataatacttttataaaatattaaaattaagtaatttaaaattaaagttaaattcTATATCACCATTATTTTTTACATCATCTTCAACGCATCACTTTAAATTATTGCCACATAAGTGAATTGAAACTAAAATTATGAAGGAGGACTAAATGCCAACAATTGTGATAGAGATTTAAATTAATGGAAAAATTTGAGAatctaaaatttttaaaaaaatcatttcatatgaaaaaaaatctttttgttgtttataaatattatactaaatttttatattttataataaaaaatattaaatatttattaatatttgttgattcATTATTCACTGTTACgagtaacaaaagaaaaatttatttcattgatactttttgtatataatatttagatactataattttttaaatgataaaaaatagttttttttatgatttaattattaacttaaaaatcaaataattgagTACATGTGAATTGATTCATATACTATAGAATTTCTCATAAATTAATCCTTTGTAAACTAACTATCTGCTGGCTTATTATATCTTTTTCGTTAAATAAAatactcaatttaaaattaaatataaataaaaataatagttaaaaaactGAAGTATtgcaactaaattttaattacataaatcAATCTTTTAAgtacaatttttgtttatacTATCTCTggtcttatatataaaaaaagtttggacaattttttaattttatatatgagaAATAATTAAGACTTTTAAGATGCACttatgatttaaattatttttatatctttatttaagatttttgtattttaatattattagtaagtATTTAATGTCTGATAGTTATTTATAAAGACAtacttgtaaaaataaaaataattaatatgtatattaattttaatggttttttgttgttgttattttatcttataaatagaaaatagaGTAACATATACTATTTAATTTGAGAGTAGTACTATTTAATGTTCCATATTTCCGAAACTTTAAAGAATCCAATTTATGTTTCGTACCAAAAATAAACAATGCCAATTTCCAAGAGGGAATAATCTCTCGAGCTTTGTACATCGAAAATTCATTCCATTTGGATTTCCTAGATTGTATTCAAAGGTCACACATTCACAACTTCATTCTATAAAtaccaaaaatattaatcttcTTAGCTCAATCATTAAGTCTTGATTCTATAAAATCGACACCACTAATGGGTTTCGTGGAGACGTTTAATCTGAACGGAGCGCGTATCGAGACCACTGTGACAGATGACCAAGCAAAGGTTGACAACATTTTAGGGTCTTTCTTGCATCATGCAAATTGTACTGGAACAAAGGTTATTGGGTTTGATACAGAGTGGACGCTGTATCAAAAAACAGTGTCTGAATGTGCAACTTTGTGTCTCTGTAACGGACATTCATGTCTTGTTATTCAGCTACGTCATTTAGATTCAGTTCCCAATTCATTGCTTAATTTTCTTCGAATGCCTAATTTGACGTTTGTCGGTGTTGGTATTAAAGATGATATGGCTAAGCTTGAGGAGACTTATGGTATTCGATGCAGAAATGCTGTGGAACTTGGAACTTTGGCTGCTACTATGTTGAATAAGCCTCGTCTTATATTTTGCGGTGTTGATGAACTTGCTTTGGTAGTTAACAGCCTGGATCTTCGATTCCCAAGGCCTATAGCTGTTCTCGATAAGGATTGGGGTGAATCTGATCTTAGCATAGAACATGCTAAATTTGCTACTATTAATGTTTACTCTTATTTCAAGATTGGGAGCAAATTGCTTACTGAATAATTGATCATATGCGCAATGGAGTCTTTGCAATATTGGTTTGTTTTGGACACTTAGATTTGATTTTGGTTAGATTTTAGTATTATGTCATTTAAGCTTGTTTggttttttaattcaatatgATGTTATCTAAGCGTGTTTGTTAATTTTACTATATGTTTGGTTTTTTACTGTGTTATTTAAGCTTGATTACTTGTTAGAATTTGTTTTACTTGTTATTCAATGTGTTATGGTTTAATTCAATATTGTTATACAGAGCTATTGCCAACcttctttgttttttattttttaaatttattatatgaaAACTGTTCCCACTTTAAAACTAGCAAGCGTCCAATGTGGTTTGACAATGGACTGAAGTTTGGCTTAAATCTGTTCAAATCAATTAGACCAAAGAAGCAGCTTATTTACCATTGATTGTGATGATGacatggaagaaaaaaaatgtgcgAAAAATAATTTAGGCCGAGTGGAACAATAATTTTGCCCGAAAATAAGCGGTTAGAAAAATGCTTTATTTAAAAACAGTTAAAGGGTGAGTCTAACCTATTTTCcgtaaaatgttttattttaaattttgatctcGGTCTATCGTACCACTGAAggattttttacaataaaaactactacaaattagaaagaaagagaagaagaaaaaaacccGATAATGTTTGGCTGATAAAAAGAGCATTAAGTAGTATCGTTTGGACATGACATGGTTAATTATGCTATATCAAAGTATCTAAATCAATGTGTCTAAAATAAAACTTCAGACTCATCGAGTTAAAAGATGCACAATACAAATGAGAAAATAGAAACCAAATTAATAGTATCAGtaaacattttttattcaaaaaatatatttcttttatctaTAAAGTGTAAACACAGgaaaaatgaaattaagttgAGTTTACAAAAacccttaaagaatttaaaaaaaaacaattttttttcaaattaacaaaaaaaaatatataattacaataattcataaaaagattcaaagacaaatttaaaattacataCAATTATTAGAGTTCTTTGTAACATTTAGATAATGTTTTCGGTATGATTAGTTAACCGACATAATCCGAATTTTTTTAGCACTTTTTCACCGATCGACATAATACCGAGTTAAAATGCACGACTCAATTATCTATGTCGATTAACTGATcatactcgaaaacattgtCTAAATGTTACAGGAAACTTTAGTCAAtcaatgtaatttaaattttgtgtttgtgtctttttataaattatatatataaattatatatatagatatatattgttaatttttaaaaaaattgaaattttcttttttgaaagtTTCCTCAAGGAAGTCTCATTTGCAAACTCGAACTTTAAAAAAGTTGGTATTTGCAAATACGACTTGTAAGTgagtataaaaataaagtattttggtatatagttttaaaaatgaagtatttttatgtaaaacaaaaaattaaaaagaggttattgaaaaaaaattcacatagtGGTTCGTtgcaaaatcaatatttaatataattatctaTAAAATTGTAGGCTAAATATCTTACTTGCTAGTACGAAATTATTGATAAACATGCTACAAACATCACAAAATGCTAACCAAACGAGGTCGCGATCTAAAATTTTAAGTGTTTCTAGAATttaatggagtcgccaccaaagtTTATTTAAATTAGGGAAACtcttagaaaaagaaaaaaagttatatttaaaatcaaattatgaaTTCGGCATATATGGAAGATATTAACACCCTACAACATCTATTAAAATACGGttacttataattaattgtataaaattattattaatatatatatatatatatatatatatatatatttttttctcttttttaaaatgcaaatataattttttttttatgaaaataaactaGAGACAAAAgtgtatttaaaatatcaagatttttttaataatgctTGACAAGAGTACAATTTTGCTCACATTCTTGTGCGATGTAGAAATCAAAGTTACTTAGTTCATTGGTGGAAAATGCTaatgtgttgattgtttttaaagaaaatgcGTTTGGTTACGATAAAatgattgaataaaaaaaattgtttagtaTCACCAAGTTGTTACAATTCAGATGTCTTAAACTATCACCGACAAGATGTCGCATTTGAGtcgttgttattttattaaaaaaatcattattatttagaGCTTAAGATCAACAAGTTGTGGCAACTCATATGTCTTAAAACTAAGTTTGGtaaaatgtaatatttaaaCCAATCTTTTTAAGCACGTTGATTTTGAATAACATGAATTTTCATTTTACTAAAGATGATAATGATAAACCTAAGAATGAATTTTGAATATCTGTAATTTCAATACTGATTGATGTTGGTTGTATTtagttcaaaatttaataaaaagaataaaataaaaattattatgacATAAAcgaaaaaattgaataattgaataaaaCTTTTAACAAAACTAAAATGCTTAGTTATTGTAtaacaaattcaaattaaagGTATAATACAAAACAAACCtataaaattgtttcaaaaattaagtttattaatAGTTACCACTTAAGTTGAATATTTGTTATACTTCTGAATTTGCTCTGATTGTATTCTGTTTTTGTTTTGAGTTGTTgtattatttctttaatttattttatgtttcatttatgttaataacaaaaactcttactagtttaaaaaaatgaaaactctCCAACTCCTTCATTGTAAGAATGAATTTGTTCTCAATTTATAGATAACAATGCTTAATCTTTTTTTATCAATTGGATAAAATTGAgttatgaattattatttatttttgtaaaaaaattgaatttgttattttaagtCTAGAAAAAAAACGatgcaattaattaattgtttgtaTACATCATAAAAGCTGtagtcatttttaaaaaaatcaaaaataaaatgggCTAAAAAAGGTTTGGAAAAATGGTTTGCACTCAAGAAAATATGGTAGctattttatgaagaaaaaaaaaaatcaaaagaggATAAAAAGATGGTTTTTGCATATTGAAGAGAGTGTTAATCCTGCCATAAAAGATGGTTTTTGCATATTAAAGAtggtttttttttaagtttatatatttttgttgtataTTTTCAAAGTTGTATATTcaatgtctttctttttgtactcaaaatatattcattgctttaaaactttaaaaagtgattttttaattaattgtctgTGTATACAAATCGTTATTTTTCCAAAGACAATTTTGTTGGCACTCTTCAAAATGAAGATTATACtggtaatttttaattaataaacgTGTTCTTTGTATCCACAtaagtatttatatattatatattaatttaatcaaaattagttGTActagtatatttatttatataatttaatcatcttaaatttaataaatttttattttaattaaaattaaaattattatgagttttttaactctttctctctctctatagAAACCCTCCTTAAATCGCTCCACCGTCATCCTTCCTTAAATCGCTCCACCGCAAAAAGATTTCTATTTCACTACCAATTCACGATTAATCactatttataatttgttaCAAGAAAATAGTTCTTCCATTATAAATAAAGGTGGTCCTATTTTACTTCAATTAAGTGTAGAATTGAAATCAATCTTAaagataaatagaaataaagAGAAAGATAATGGCAGAGAAGATATGGTGAAGAAGAAACGGCAAAACGACATTAAAAAAAcgtaaacttattattattttatataatttaataaataaatattacttattttaaaataaaagaaatgtataaatattaaaaatctagtgatattaaatttaaaataatcatgAAACTTACTCATGTAACAtgtaatatttaaattgataatatcAAAAGATATCAATTTCTCGTTACCTTTTAAAAAACATCCGCTAGTATTACTCAGCAGTCACCATAAATAAAAGTGGTGTGGCCGCAGAGAATATGAAATTTGGCATGTTCCcgaaaataataaatcataaacaaaagttaaataattaCAATTTACGAGCCGCGGTGTTAATTAATCCCTTGAGCTTACTGAATGAAAACCCCAGATGAGTTTCGAGATTCTATTAATCAAAGGTCACAACACCACATACTCCTATAAATACTCATCTCCTTTCTTCATTTCCATACTAACTACCAATTTACTTGTTTTTTGTTATTACTCAACAAAATGGCTACAGTGCATGTAGAATCGTTCCACCTCAACAAAGTTCGAATAAAGACCACTGTCACAGATATAAGCAAAAAGAAAGTTGTTGATGACCATATATCTTCATTCATACGTACTTTGAATAAGAAAAGAGTCAAGGTTATTGGGTTTGATATCCAATTTGTTCCAACCACAAACAGAGTAAATGGGACCTTTGATTTGCAATGTGCAGTATTGCATCTTTGTGATGGATTTTCGTGTCTTATTATTCATCTTACTTGTAGAGAATTGTTTTGGGAATCCAAATCCTTTCCATCGTTAGTTAATTTTCTTTCGTCGCCGGATTATACCTTTGTGGGTGTTGGCATTAAGGATAATTTGCCAAAGTTAAAAAAGTACTATGGGTTTGGATGCAGAAATGCTGTTGAACTTGGACCCTTGGCTGCTAATTTCATGAAAATGCCTCGTTTGGAATTTTGTGGCGTTGATGAATTAGCTTTTGTGGTTAATAAGCTTGATTTGAAGAAGCACAGGCCATTGAACATGGATTTTTATTGGGGTTTCGATTCACATAACACTGAACTTGTTAAATTTGTTACTGTTAATGTTTACTCATTTTACAAGATTGGGAGCACTTTACTTGGAAGCGAAACATTAACCCCAAATTATCCGCGTTTTGGTTGGTTTCGTCGtaggttttttatttatttttttggtctAGCGTCGGTGAGTTGTTTAATTGATTGTCTTAAGAAGATGCCAAGAGTTTAAAGTTTGGCAAAAGATTTTTTATAGGGTATTATTTAGATGgttttagtattttgtttttaaattttagttttcgTAGTTTGAGTATTGATCAATGGAATGTTGaagatgatttgttgaagtttATATGTTTCTGTCTCTTGTTATTTCCAGAAGTTTAGTTGTTGTCTTTGTTGTGTGGTTGCACTGCAgcatcaaatttaatatttccgGTTTTCTAAATGTACAGCATAAACTTGCCCTTGTATGAAGACTTATACTTTTAAATTCTTCTCGATGTACCATTGTTTCAATGTTGTTTGAATACAGAACTAAATTTTTTCTGCAATTTTGCATTCGTAGACAACAATGGAAATACAGAATTGCAAATGAACAATTTGCTACTCATTGTCTCTTTTGAAAAGTAACTGATTGTACCATGTATTGTAACTTGCAAGAGTTGATATTGCTAGGACACTAAatttattatcaactttgtaacaaaaaacaattaatgACCCTGTAAAAATCACAGCTTCATCAATAAGTCTATTGTGTTgtgtaattattgtattttgtaAACAATATATTAagcatacaataaaatatataataggaGTCATTGATGTAACGCCTCTTAAAACCTTTGCACAGTTGAAGCCCTTAGTTTTCGTTTGGTCATCCTCTTTTCTGTCGTTCGCCGACTAGTCTTCTCTATTCTTatcatgtttgttttgaaaatttactttatttttatggtATTGAAAAATGAATTAGGGAATACGATTGCCATCTTAAAAAGCATTAACATTAACTTCATAatgtaagtattttttttttaatcggTTTGACAGTCAGTGAATAGTTTTATGGATCATTCTCCTTATGTATCAAATAGAGCTtctatttttaatcaatgttaAATTAACCACCCATAATTGAATTTAACCATAATCTTCgaccataaaatttatttagtttcttgataaacataatatatttcttttatttttatttttataattaaccTAATTagcattttttaaatttattatttctttaagCCTTAATTGGCTTacaacaaaattcatttttgttttagctttaattaatttttcacaatattaattttttcttatagcgttaattgatattttataaaatccatTCTTTCTTCTGATCTTAATTTACATTCTAGATTAATTATCTATAGAGAAATGAATGGTTAAGcaaaatttattgttatttaacTTTTGGCAGTCCAGCTtttatctaatatatatatatatattgaatggTTAAGCAAAAACTATTTCTCTGTAGACTAAAGTGACATTTTTGATTCTATCcctaaaaaaattgtgaatggttaaaaatttcttaaatcgataaattttgattttcatattaTTTGTAGTATATGTgtttttgacattttatttttttaattttcatatttttacattTCGTATTAGAaaggatgaaaaaaaaaatgatactcGTATTTCTCAATTTGACATTAATTAGTTCCACTTTAAATATGGTGGAGTATTAAATATACTTATTTCACAATTatataagttaattatgataatgTTTACTATCTAATGTAAGACTATAAATATCTAATGTAAGACTATAAAAAATTGTGTAATTGTAATTTACTTATTTACATTTTTGTAATTGTCCAATGCGAGTATTGATTTGGTAGTATGCAAATAGTAGCAATTAAAAGATACACTTacaataattattactttatttgtctTAGTTATAAAAACTCCTTGGAAAATTGaattgtttataaatataaggttttttataatttattttatgtatttatgatttacttttaaatataacattaattaatcTTTGAGTAAaggtttattttagtttctTAGAAATTTTGAGAATTCAATTTAGtgtttgagaaaaataaaaacatatttttgtcttaagaaaaataaactaGACCAAATTAGTCTTCATATAAATCAGAGttagaatattatatttttttgctgATAGTTAAAATAGACAATTAAGTAAATAACGATAGTTAAATTAGACAATTAAGTCaataatgataattaaaatagaCAATTAAGTACTGGATTAAATGAGAGTTTAGAATATCTATTAAGAAATTAATTagctatttttaattattctcaAGGACTTAATTGTCAATTTTTATAGAACAAGTTGAAGAGACTAAAGGATTTTCTTGGTTTACTATAtgctatttttttatagaacCATGTCCTGCAAAAGAATTATAAATTATACTAAAATAGAGTATAAGCTATTTTGTGTACTCTAAATAggcaaaaatgatttttataattagaaATGGAGGaaatatgttgttttttctAGGATCAAAATCTAGTTTGTAAAGAGTCATTAATTGTTCGACAGAGCAGTGAAAAATTGAAGTGtcagatatatttttaatctctttaaatgtatcaatttttatttttagacattttaaatctttttttaaatttatgtgttCTTAATATTCGATAATCAATTTTAGTCTAtgttttattacaaaaatttacgTCGTATGTTCTAGATCTCAATAGACCCAATGCCAAATAGCCGCCAAAAAGCACAAGCCAGAAAACACAATATGTGCCCCGGCCACACCTTCGTAACTCCAAATACCCTGATTTGTTATAGTACCTCCCGTGATATTCCAACATACCCTGTCTCCACATTGGGTCAAGaactaattgattttttttataccaTGTCATTTTtaagactttaaaatattattaatttaattatttaatttttaattttaagttatagATAAATCGATAAAgattaaatagaaaaattaaactaatgatattttaaagtcttataaattatatattataaaaaatacatttggaACATGCGATATGAATTTTGGTATAAAAACAACAATTATAATTGGTGatagaaaatttaaaaggaTAAAAGTtcgaagaattttttttaagaattaaaaataaaataaaatatatttaaagaaattaaaaatttatttaacttacAATTACTAATTTCCATAGGACTAGTTAGTCAAGTAAAATCGATTAAATGGGTATAACAAACTGGAATCgactaaaaaaatgttttgggTTGAGtgtacttgatttttttttaaaaaaaaaaaaaaaaaaactgtcgCTTAAATTGAATATTGAGTAAAACCGAAACATGCATTTTATTTAAAGACAAATTATACGATATTATCAAAATTGTATCGGTAGTATGGTTGATTTTAAAGAATGCATCGGTACTATGATTTAATTTGTTCACGTAGAAGTTACTGTATTATCTACAAAAAGTGACTTAATTAAGAATTATGATATTTATCTGTTCGATTATGACAATAATagttgaataaattattttcatatttaaaattaaaattttaattaaaatagtcacaaaaaatattatttcaaaataaatttaaaagataaaatttaaaaatttattaatattaaatataaaatagaataaaactCATTCATAGATGACGACATACATTATtggttgtttaatttttttaatattcaaaatgcatcctaattttcttttaaaaagctTAGTTTTTAGAAGTTCTGCAGATGGATCCCCACCCATGTACATCTCTGGAACCGGTGTcgtacattattattattattattattgtaatgcCTACTTTACTTTTTAATCCGACCTCCATACGATTTATATTCCATCAGTTACTAATTTACATTTCCAAAATGCAAGCCATTTGTTAACCGTTTTATATTACTCATAATAAATGTAATTCATTTATCAAGTCCTTAATTCTCCTAGATGTTTTCTACCTTCCTCAGTTTAAAGTTCGGATGAGACTAGGGAATGCGTAACAACGTATTTAATTTCGCATATTCTCCAAACAAAACTTGAATGAATGCAATTTACAAGATAAGATGAGGTAAAaaagtgaataaataaaaaagataaagtaaTACTTTTACTAAGTTATCATTCTTAATTAATAATACAACTAATATTAACTGAAGATTATAATTGAAAGAAGtgtacattaaaaattaaaatagtaaatgattgaggataaattttttacaataaatcaaatttaaagtCAAATCGCCGAGGACACTGATATAGTATCTTGCTActc
The genomic region above belongs to Cicer arietinum cultivar CDC Frontier isolate Library 1 chromosome 4, Cicar.CDCFrontier_v2.0, whole genome shotgun sequence and contains:
- the LOC101493303 gene encoding protein RISC-INTERACTING CLEARING 3'-5' EXORIBONUCLEASE 1-like — its product is MGFVETFNLNGARIETTVTDDQAKVDNILGSFLHHANCTGTKVIGFDTEWTLYQKTVSECATLCLCNGHSCLVIQLRHLDSVPNSLLNFLRMPNLTFVGVGIKDDMAKLEETYGIRCRNAVELGTLAATMLNKPRLIFCGVDELALVVNSLDLRFPRPIAVLDKDWGESDLSIEHAKFATINVYSYFKIGSKLLTE
- the LOC113786389 gene encoding uncharacterized protein; protein product: MATVHVESFHLNKVRIKTTVTDISKKKVVDDHISSFIRTLNKKRVKVIGFDIQFVPTTNRVNGTFDLQCAVLHLCDGFSCLIIHLTCRELFWESKSFPSLVNFLSSPDYTFVGVGIKDNLPKLKKYYGFGCRNAVELGPLAANFMKMPRLEFCGVDELAFVVNKLDLKKHRPLNMDFYWGFDSHNTELVKFVTVNVYSFYKIGSTLLGSETLTPNYPRFGWFRRRFFIYFFGLASVSCLIDCLKKMPRV